One window from the genome of Bacillus weihaiensis encodes:
- a CDS encoding segregation/condensation protein A, translating to MLQYHVKIDAFEGPLDLLLHLINRLEIDIYDIPVSEITEQYMLYIHTMQELHLDVASEYLVMAATLLSIKSRMLLPKQEEELFDEEFAEEPEEDPRDELMKRLIEYRKYKEAAVDLRNLEEDRSLVYTKAPSDLSEYAEVAASPVDSLNVSIYDMLGAFQKMLRRKKIQKPVQTRITRQEIPIEKRMDEILQNLRSSPGRKRFVDLFSSNNREHLVVTFLAILELMKSQQIIIEQENNFADIFIMGSE from the coding sequence ATTTTGCAATATCATGTAAAGATTGATGCATTTGAAGGTCCTTTGGATCTTTTACTTCATTTAATTAATCGATTAGAAATTGATATATATGATATTCCTGTTTCTGAAATAACGGAGCAGTATATGCTTTATATTCATACGATGCAAGAATTACATTTGGATGTTGCTTCAGAATATTTGGTTATGGCTGCTACGCTATTATCCATTAAAAGCAGGATGCTTCTACCTAAACAGGAAGAAGAACTTTTTGATGAAGAATTTGCAGAGGAACCAGAGGAAGATCCTCGGGATGAATTGATGAAAAGATTAATTGAGTATCGAAAGTATAAAGAAGCAGCGGTAGATTTGCGTAATCTTGAGGAAGATCGCTCCTTGGTGTATACAAAAGCACCAAGTGACTTGAGTGAATATGCCGAGGTAGCTGCTTCTCCCGTGGATTCTCTAAACGTTTCTATTTATGATATGCTAGGAGCATTTCAAAAGATGCTAAGGCGAAAAAAGATACAAAAACCGGTTCAGACAAGGATTACAAGACAGGAAATACCAATTGAGAAGCGTATGGATGAAATTCTACAGAATCTACGGAGTTCACCGGGTAGAAAACGGTTTGTTGATTTATTTTCTTCTAATAATAGAGAACATTTAGTCGTTACATTTTTAGCGATTTTAGAGCTAATGAAAAGCCAACAAATCATCATAGAACAAGAAAATAATTTTGCAGATATTTTTATTATGGGGAGTGAGTAG
- the ribE gene encoding 6,7-dimethyl-8-ribityllumazine synthase, producing the protein MNKNVLEGHLIGSGLKVGIVVARFNEFITSKLLGGAEDALRRHGVQAEDVTVAWVPGAFELPLVAKRMAESGKYDAVITLGTVIRGATTHYDYVCNEAAKGVSQASLSTGVPVVFGVLTTETIEQAVERAGTKAGNKGYEAAVTAIEMGNLLKTL; encoded by the coding sequence ATGAATAAGAATGTATTAGAGGGTCATTTAATTGGAAGTGGATTAAAAGTAGGGATCGTCGTTGCGCGCTTTAATGAATTTATTACATCTAAATTATTAGGAGGAGCAGAGGATGCTTTAAGAAGACATGGGGTTCAAGCTGAAGATGTAACCGTTGCTTGGGTACCTGGAGCTTTCGAATTGCCTTTAGTAGCTAAGAGAATGGCAGAATCAGGAAAGTATGATGCGGTTATCACTCTTGGAACTGTGATAAGAGGAGCTACAACACATTATGATTATGTTTGTAACGAAGCAGCAAAGGGAGTATCTCAAGCCTCTCTTTCAACAGGCGTACCTGTAGTATTTGGTGTCTTGACAACAGAAACAATCGAGCAGGCAGTGGAAAGAGCTGGAACAAAAGCAGGTAATAAAGGGTATGAAGCAGCGGTTACGGCGATTGAAATGGGTAACTTATTGAAAACCCTTTAA
- a CDS encoding YjcZ family sporulation protein, with amino-acid sequence MGEQGFNYGGGFALIVVLFILLIIVGAAWLY; translated from the coding sequence ATGGGTGAGCAAGGATTTAACTACGGCGGAGGTTTCGCTTTAATCGTTGTGTTGTTTATCTTATTAATTATCGTTGGTGCTGCTTGGTTGTACTAA
- a CDS encoding GNAT family N-acetyltransferase, whose protein sequence is MLIRYKKSFEKIAMGLLSFMPAEKDLKQLQHTIKQYEGSDEWQLFLWKFEEDIIGAIGVIFRDEQTVEVQHITVNPSHRHQGIGKTMVNAVKNLYKNKTVVPNEDTESFFEKCSEQSSDDDC, encoded by the coding sequence ATGTTAATTCGTTATAAAAAAAGCTTTGAAAAAATTGCAATGGGTCTCTTATCTTTTATGCCTGCTGAAAAAGATCTTAAGCAACTACAGCATACAATTAAACAGTATGAAGGATCTGATGAGTGGCAGTTATTTCTTTGGAAGTTTGAAGAAGATATTATTGGAGCAATTGGTGTGATTTTTCGTGATGAACAGACTGTAGAGGTACAGCATATTACTGTGAATCCTTCTCATCGCCATCAAGGAATTGGAAAGACGATGGTGAATGCAGTTAAGAATCTTTATAAAAACAAAACGGTTGTTCCTAATGAAGATACAGAATCCTTTTTTGAGAAATGTTCGGAGCAATCATCAGATGATGATTGTTAA
- a CDS encoding DUF309 domain-containing protein yields the protein MYDQAYIDYLVHFHCDRDYFECHEVLEEHWKKDSAGERKNYWVGFIQIAVGLYHHRRRNFKGAHRMISNAIHLLESEKEIVLKLGIHYDELMQLLRNRKHEIVHNIDYHSMNLPIVDSHLRSLCEKECHTHNITWGVESDLKNEYLIHKHMKRDRTDVILERAKQLRMKKDKS from the coding sequence ATGTATGATCAAGCCTATATAGATTATCTCGTACATTTTCATTGTGATCGAGATTACTTTGAATGTCATGAGGTTCTTGAAGAACATTGGAAGAAAGATTCAGCTGGAGAAAGAAAAAATTATTGGGTTGGTTTTATCCAAATAGCTGTTGGACTATACCACCATAGGAGACGGAATTTCAAAGGGGCTCACCGAATGATTAGTAATGCCATACATTTATTAGAAAGTGAAAAAGAAATCGTTCTAAAGCTAGGAATTCATTACGATGAACTTATGCAACTATTACGTAACCGTAAGCATGAGATTGTACATAATATTGACTATCACAGTATGAATTTACCAATAGTTGACTCACATTTAAGATCTCTTTGCGAGAAAGAATGTCATACCCACAATATAACCTGGGGAGTAGAAAGTGACTTAAAGAATGAATATTTAATTCATAAGCACATGAAAAGAGACCGTACGGATGTAATACTTGAAAGAGCGAAACAGTTAAGAATGAAAAAGGATAAGTCATAA
- a CDS encoding bifunctional 3,4-dihydroxy-2-butanone-4-phosphate synthase/GTP cyclohydrolase II: MFHSIEEAISDLQEGKVVIVVDDEDRENEGDFIALADRVTPETINFMIKYGRGLVCVPITEEQAVKLDLSPMVRHNTDPHGTAFTVSVDYKTNSTGISAFERADTVRALLSEETKSADFKRPGHTFPLVAKNGGVLRRAGHTEAAIDLAQLSGAKPGGVICEIIKEDGTMARVPDLFLLSKELDLKLITIKDLIKYRNRTEKHVRREVEIDLPTEYGSFKAIGYSNTLDNKEHVALVKGEVSKDEEIVVRVHSECLTGDVFGSYRCDCGPQLHAALAQIEKAGKGVLLYMRQEGRDIGLLNKMKAYKLQEQGYDTVDANEKLGFAPDLRDYGIGAQILKDLGIETMKLMTNNPRKIAGLEGYGLTISDRIPIQMPERDENKQYLRTKYEKLGHFLHE; this comes from the coding sequence ATGTTCCATTCTATTGAAGAAGCAATCTCTGATTTGCAGGAAGGGAAAGTAGTTATTGTTGTTGATGATGAAGATCGAGAAAATGAAGGTGACTTTATCGCCCTGGCTGATCGCGTAACTCCTGAAACAATTAATTTTATGATTAAATACGGAAGAGGTTTAGTATGTGTGCCAATTACGGAGGAACAAGCGGTGAAACTCGATCTTTCTCCTATGGTTAGACATAATACAGATCCTCATGGGACGGCTTTTACCGTTAGTGTCGATTATAAAACGAATTCGACAGGAATTAGCGCATTTGAAAGAGCGGATACTGTAAGAGCTTTATTATCTGAGGAAACGAAGTCGGCCGATTTTAAGAGACCTGGGCATACCTTTCCACTCGTTGCAAAAAACGGAGGTGTGTTAAGACGTGCGGGTCATACGGAAGCAGCGATTGACCTAGCACAATTAAGTGGTGCTAAACCAGGAGGAGTAATATGTGAAATCATTAAAGAGGATGGTACCATGGCTCGAGTTCCCGATTTATTCCTTCTCTCAAAAGAACTTGATTTAAAATTAATTACAATAAAAGATTTAATTAAATATCGAAACCGTACAGAAAAACATGTAAGACGAGAGGTTGAAATTGATCTTCCAACAGAATATGGTTCATTTAAAGCAATTGGATATTCCAATACTCTTGATAATAAAGAACATGTTGCATTAGTAAAGGGTGAAGTAAGTAAGGATGAGGAAATAGTAGTGCGAGTCCATTCTGAATGTTTGACAGGTGATGTTTTTGGCTCCTATCGTTGTGACTGTGGTCCTCAGCTTCATGCAGCACTTGCTCAAATAGAAAAAGCTGGTAAAGGTGTTCTTTTGTATATGCGCCAAGAAGGTAGAGATATTGGTCTTCTCAATAAGATGAAAGCCTATAAACTTCAAGAACAAGGGTATGATACTGTGGATGCAAACGAAAAATTAGGGTTTGCTCCAGATTTAAGGGATTATGGAATTGGTGCTCAAATCCTAAAAGATTTAGGGATTGAAACGATGAAATTAATGACGAATAATCCTAGAAAGATAGCAGGGTTAGAAGGTTATGGTCTAACAATTAGTGATCGAATCCCAATACAAATGCCTGAAAGAGATGAAAATAAACAATACTTACGAACAAAGTATGAAAAACTTGGTCATTTCTTACATGAATAA
- the ribE gene encoding riboflavin synthase yields MFTGIIEEIGTISSVKSSSEAIVFKIEASKILDDVSLGDSIAVNGVCLTVTTFTKTSFSVDVMPETVRSTSLSTLKTGSKVNLERAMAANGRFGGHFVSGHVDGIAKIVNKKHLSNAVYYDLQVEEKLTDTLIHKGSITVDGISLTIFGLEKEKVTISIIPHTLGETILGTKGIGDIVNIECDLLGKYILKFIDKKEISTSSTLSKSFLEENGYA; encoded by the coding sequence GTGTTTACAGGAATTATTGAAGAAATAGGCACAATTTCTAGTGTGAAAAGCTCTTCTGAAGCTATAGTTTTTAAAATAGAAGCGAGTAAAATTTTAGATGATGTTTCACTTGGAGATAGTATTGCCGTAAATGGCGTATGTTTAACGGTAACAACTTTTACAAAAACATCTTTTTCTGTAGATGTGATGCCAGAAACAGTGAGAAGTACTTCCTTGTCAACTTTAAAGACTGGTTCAAAGGTGAATCTTGAGAGAGCTATGGCTGCTAATGGACGATTTGGTGGTCACTTCGTCTCTGGTCATGTTGACGGAATTGCTAAAATCGTCAATAAAAAGCATCTTTCTAATGCTGTCTATTATGACTTGCAAGTTGAAGAAAAGCTGACTGATACTCTTATACACAAGGGTTCTATAACGGTCGATGGAATTAGTTTAACTATATTTGGGCTAGAAAAAGAGAAAGTAACGATCTCGATTATTCCCCATACTCTCGGAGAGACCATATTAGGTACAAAAGGTATTGGGGATATCGTAAATATAGAATGCGACTTATTAGGTAAATATATCCTAAAATTCATTGATAAAAAAGAAATTTCGACAAGTTCTACCTTAAGTAAATCGTTTTTAGAAGAAAATGGGTATGCGTAG